The DNA sequence tccgctctaattcatcccaaagatgttctgttgggttgagatcaggactctgtgcaggtcagtcaagttcctccaccccaaactcatccatgtctttatggaccttgtttgtgcactggtgaggagtcatgttggaacaggaaagggccatccccaaaatgtttccacaaagttggagcatgaaattgtccaaaatgtcttggtatgctgacaccttaatgccctgtacacacgatcggacattgatcggacattccaacaacaaaatccatctgattttttaggccaaacttgtcttgcttacacacggtcgcacaaagttgtcggaaaatccgatcgttctgaacacggtgacgtaaaacacggacaactgaactataaacggggcaatagccaatagctttcgtctcttaatttattctgagcatgcgtggcactttgtgcgtcggatttgtgtacacacgattggaatttaaacgatcagattttgttgtcggaaaattttatatcctgctctcaaactttgtgtgttggaaattccgatgcaaaaagtcagatggaggccacacacaatcggaatttctgacaacacaatccaatcgcactttttccatcggaaaattcgaccgtgtgtacaaggcataagagttcccttcactggaactaaggggccaagtccaacccctgaaaaacaactccacactataatccaccctccaccaaatgatttggaccagagcacaaagcaaggtctataaggacatggatgagtgatagtttgaggtggaggaacttgactggcctgcacagagtcctgacctcaaccagataaaacacctttgggatgaattagaatgaagactgcgagccaggccttctcgtccacgtcagtgcctgacctcaaaaatgcgcttctggaagaatggtcaaacattcccatagacacactcctaaaccttgtggacagccttcccagaagagttgaagctgttatagctgcaaagggtgggccaactcaatattgaaccctacggactaagaatgggaagCCATTCAAgtttattaaagttcatgtgcatggaaaggcaggtgacccaatacttaatataatatagtaatataatataatgaatatgccgtatgtatgtgtatacatgtatgtgtatagtGTATACCGCTATATTGCTAAGAAGGTCCACTAAGGCTTACTGTACtcttgaatgatttaacttgacccCCCtgtgtttacatgccacgttttgtcatgtttgagtttagaggagagccgatcagcagctctcctgacgggggggtctgtgctgattgtttatcatcgCACCCCCCCTCGGatacccacactggaccaccagggaagccaccaagaccaccagggaagcccccagcatgtggatggccaggtacatcccccatggccatccacatgtgcaaattaatgcccaatctatgccaatcagtgcccaaaaatgggcactgacaggcaccatTATGGAACAAAttaattcagtgatgcccagcaatgccacccatcaatgtcatcagtgctacccatcaatgtccatcagtgccacctatcagtgcccatccatgcccatcagtgcccatctatcagtgcccatcagtgcccattcgtgccacctatcagtgtcacccataagtacccatcagtgccacccataagtacccatcagtgctgcctatgagtgcccatcagtgccacctatgtgtgcccatcagtgccgcataccagtgctcatcagtgccacctatcagtgccacctatcagtgcccatcatcagtgccatctcatcagtgccacctcattggtgccacctcatcagtgcccatcagtgccgccttatcagtgcccattattgcagccatatcagtgcccatcactgaagaagaaaacatacttatttacaaaaaaattttaacagaaacaaaaaaaaactttttttttcaaaatgttcggcctttttttatttttgcgcaaaaaataaaaatagcagaggtgatcaagtaccaccaaaagacagctctatttgtgggaacaaaatgataaaacatttgtttgggtacagtgtagcacgaccgtgcaattgttattcaaattgtgacagcgctgaaagctgaaaattggcttgggcaggaaggtgtataagtgcctggtattgaagtggttaagggcagtTTTAAGAGGTCCCATGGAATAAAGGTCTGAAGGGTAGAAGCCTTTTTTAGGAACCTAATTTGACCAATTGAACTCTAATACCAACTTATTATTAAGCATTGCTTCAGTACGGTAGAAGTCTACATTTTGGAGACCAGTGCACACCAAGTTCTCTACAAGTTTAAACAGATATAGTTTAATGATTTAACTTTTACCAAAGGTTTTGAATAAATATCCTTTTGTTTATATACATCTTTAAACTGTCCTTGATCTCTTTATTCCTCAAGCtgtatatgaaagggtttacaaaGGGTGTAAACACTGTATACAACAAGGACATTATCTTACTGATTGTTCCTGATTTTCTTTCCTTTGGAATCAGATAAGTGGCAATTAGGGTTCCATAAAATAGAAACACAACAGTGAGATGGGAGCTACAAGTGGAAAAGGATTTCAGTCTTCCAGAAAAGGAGGACATCTTTAATATTGTTAAAACAATGTAAGTATATGAAACCATTATCACTAGGAAGGGAAATATTAGCACAGGAACAGACAACAAGGTTCTTTCCATTAGAACTGTGGATGTATCTGAGCAGGAAAGTTCCAAAAGAGGATTCAAATCACAATATAAATAGTCTATAACATTTAGTCCACAAAATTCTAGTTGACATAGTTCAAGTGTTGATATTAATGATATAGAACAGCTGAAAATCCAGGATGCAAGAACTAGTTGAATGCAAAGTGATTGTTTCATAATGGAGGTATAATGCAGATGGCTAGATATCGGTCATAGGACATCACTGTCAGAAGGAAACATTCAAATGCTTCTATTGTGCCATAGACATAAAATTGAGCCATGCAACCAGAAAAGGATACAGAGGTCCTCTCATGTAGAACAATATGTAAAATGTTAGGAGCAATTGCTGTGATCAGCATGATGTCAGATATAGAGAGTTGGGAGaggaagaagtacatgggagaATGAAGGGTCTTGCTGTAATTTACCAACATGATGATTAAACagtttccacatattgtcacaaTGTATATAATAAGGACCAAGATGAAGAGCAGCAGAGTATATACCGCCATGCTGTTAAATCCCAAAAAGAAGAATGTAGTAACATTAACATTATGTGTGGCCTGTTTGGAAGCAGAAAAGATTTATACAACATTTTAATATATTAAACAAAGCAGAAATAATATACATTGACTTAAATGATTGAAAGCA is a window from the Aquarana catesbeiana isolate 2022-GZ linkage group LG03, ASM4218655v1, whole genome shotgun sequence genome containing:
- the LOC141134829 gene encoding LOW QUALITY PROTEIN: olfactory receptor 5P60-like (The sequence of the model RefSeq protein was modified relative to this genomic sequence to represent the inferred CDS: inserted 1 base in 1 codon) → MAVYTLLLFILVLIIYIVTICGNCLIIMLVNYSKTLHSPMYFFLSQLSISDIMLITAIAPNILHIVLHERTSVSFSGCMAQFYVYGTIEAFECFLLTVMSYDRYLAICXYTSIMKQSLCIQLVLASWIFSCSISLISTLELCQLEFCGLNVIDYLYCDLNPLLELSCSDTSTVLMERTLLSVPVLIFPFLVIMVSYTYIVLTILKMSSFSGRLKSFSTCSSHLTVVFLFYGTLIATYLIPKERKSGTISKIMSLLYTVFTPFVNPFIYSLRNKEIKDSLKMYINKRIFIQNLW